A region of Capra hircus breed San Clemente chromosome 11, ASM170441v1, whole genome shotgun sequence DNA encodes the following proteins:
- the FAM178B gene encoding protein FAM178B isoform X2, translating to MWEQPARCPVGPCLPPPLPRVQAGAELPAGGLLLGLWAAELALCVQSCEPGAGRTVVETIRRLGRPEQGSAAPVLLSSLCQLLSLMRPSSLRQYLGPETVLPGQEQQPKASAQLDHKVCYLCHSLLTLAGVVVSCQDITPDQWGELQLLCTQLDRHINTHIRESPQAMHRTTLKDLAAQTYIRWQELLAHCQPQAQYFSLWEGI from the exons ATGTGGGAGCAGCCAGCCCGCTGCCCTGTGGGCCCCTgcctgcccccgcccctgcccagggtccaggctggggcagagctgcccgCCGGAGGGCTGCTTCTGGGGCTGTGGGCTGCTGAGCTCGCCCTGTGCGTGCAGAGCTGTGAGCCCGGAGCAGGCAGGACTGTTGTGGAAACTATCCGCAGACTTGGAAGGCCCGAGCAAGGCAGCGCAGCCCCGGTTTTG cTGTCCTCGCTCTGCCAGCTCCTGAGCCTCATGAGGCCGTCATCCCTGAGGCAGTACCTGGGCCCTGAGACCGTGCTGCCTGGCCAGGAGCAACAGCCAAAAGCCAGTGCCCAGCTCGACCACAAG GTCTGCTACCTGTGCCACAGCCTCCTGACCCTGGCCGGGGTGGTGGTCAGCTGCCAGGACATTACTCCAGACCAGTGG GGAGAGCTGCAGCTGCTCTGCACGCAGTTGGACCGCCACATCAATACCCATATCCGGGAGAGCCCCCAGGCCATGCATCGGACCACTCTCAAGGACCTAGCTGCCCAGACCTACATCCGCTGGCAGGAGCTGCTGGCACACTGCCAGCCCCAG GCCCAGTACTTCAGCCTCTGGGAAGGCATCTAA